The following proteins are encoded in a genomic region of Hoeflea phototrophica DFL-43:
- a CDS encoding tripartite tricarboxylate transporter substrate binding protein, with translation MLNLKTVKALAIASAVSLAAATGAMAFPDKPIEYIIPFGPGGESDISARFQQPFFKDKFGQDLVVSYKPGGGGAVGWAQLNSMAGDGYTIMGINLPHIVIQPAQKDVGYTTADINAFFMFHYTPDAIVVTADSPYQTLADLIADAKANPGALTMSGSGKATANHLAQIRFDEMAGIKTTYVPFKGTGASTTANLGKQVKAQWGYTTVGAAQGDAVRMLAVAMEERHPLFPDVPTFKELGFDMVGGAYRGMAVPKETPADVVKALSDAFAEVNADEAFRKQMLDGGFALLDVDSAGMADFMKARTEEYVAAATAAGLLN, from the coding sequence ATGCTCAATCTTAAAACCGTCAAGGCATTGGCGATCGCTTCGGCCGTTTCGTTGGCTGCCGCAACGGGCGCCATGGCGTTCCCGGACAAGCCGATCGAATACATCATCCCGTTTGGTCCAGGGGGCGAATCCGATATCTCGGCGCGGTTCCAGCAGCCTTTCTTCAAGGACAAGTTCGGTCAGGATCTCGTGGTCTCCTACAAGCCTGGCGGCGGCGGTGCCGTTGGCTGGGCGCAGCTCAATTCGATGGCTGGCGATGGTTACACCATCATGGGCATCAACCTGCCTCACATCGTCATTCAACCGGCCCAGAAGGACGTTGGCTACACCACGGCCGACATCAACGCCTTCTTTATGTTCCACTACACGCCTGATGCGATCGTGGTGACTGCGGACAGCCCCTATCAGACGCTGGCGGACCTGATTGCTGATGCCAAGGCCAATCCCGGTGCGCTGACCATGTCCGGCTCCGGCAAGGCCACCGCCAACCATCTCGCGCAGATCCGCTTTGACGAGATGGCGGGGATCAAGACCACCTATGTGCCGTTCAAGGGCACCGGCGCTTCGACCACAGCCAATCTTGGCAAGCAGGTCAAGGCGCAATGGGGTTACACCACCGTGGGCGCGGCGCAGGGGGATGCCGTGCGCATGCTGGCCGTGGCCATGGAAGAGCGGCATCCGCTGTTCCCGGACGTGCCGACCTTCAAGGAGCTTGGCTTCGACATGGTCGGCGGCGCTTACCGCGGCATGGCCGTTCCCAAGGAAACGCCTGCTGATGTCGTCAAGGCGTTGTCGGATGCATTTGCAGAAGTCAATGCCGATGAGGCCTTCCGCAAACAGATGCTTGATGGCGGTTTCGCACTTCTCGATGTGGACTCGGCCGGCATGGCTGACTTCATGAAGGCGCGCACCGAGGAGTATGTTGCTGCTGCAACTGCGGCCGGCCTTCTCAACTGA
- a CDS encoding tripartite tricarboxylate transporter permease has translation MDFENLANALTLTNLALALFGVVAGTVIGSIPGLSATMAVAVLVPITFAMAPASALILLGAIYTGAIYGGAYSAILLNTPGTPSAIATTFDGYPMAKRGDGDLAVAIACYASVVGGLIGALALLLLAPPLSTVALAFGPVEYLWLSIFGLSLIASLSTGNVLKGLAGGAFGLLLSCVGVAEISADIRLTFGSSTMIGGIEVVGALIGLYCIPVLIDLVATPERHLKVEDGVRAVRFREGARIAWASRFNLVRSSIIGTVIGILPGAGGSVAGLVAYSEAKRTAKPHQKFGEGEPDGIMATESANNATVGGGFIPTLVLGIPGTPPDAVILGALLVQGVRTGPALFDGGGSIVYTFIFGLFIATILMLPTGLLIGRYAYKTIVTIPKTILVPTVGFMTIIGTFAIRNSISDVIIMIVLGSVGWVLSRFGFAASPIVLGLILGPIAEQGFVQAWIIGDATGNLMGMFFGRPISLAIIAFTILSLLYPVFQSRRAKRLLEMQANSND, from the coding sequence ATGGATTTTGAAAATCTCGCCAATGCGCTGACCCTGACCAATCTGGCGCTGGCCTTGTTCGGCGTTGTCGCCGGCACGGTGATCGGGTCGATCCCCGGGCTTTCGGCAACCATGGCAGTGGCCGTTCTGGTGCCGATTACCTTTGCCATGGCGCCGGCTTCGGCCCTGATCCTGCTTGGCGCAATCTACACCGGCGCGATCTATGGCGGGGCCTATTCGGCGATCCTGCTCAACACCCCCGGCACACCTTCCGCGATTGCGACCACATTTGACGGCTACCCCATGGCCAAGCGCGGTGATGGTGATCTCGCCGTGGCAATAGCCTGCTATGCCAGCGTGGTCGGCGGATTGATTGGCGCGCTGGCGCTGCTGCTTCTCGCCCCGCCGCTTTCCACCGTGGCCTTGGCATTCGGTCCGGTTGAATATCTATGGCTGTCGATTTTCGGGCTGTCGCTGATTGCGTCGCTGTCGACCGGCAATGTGCTCAAGGGGCTGGCCGGTGGCGCCTTCGGCCTGCTGCTTTCCTGTGTCGGCGTCGCCGAGATCTCCGCCGACATCCGGCTGACCTTTGGCAGCTCGACGATGATCGGCGGCATCGAGGTGGTCGGCGCGCTGATCGGGCTTTACTGCATCCCGGTGCTCATTGATCTGGTGGCAACGCCGGAGCGTCATCTCAAGGTCGAGGACGGCGTCCGCGCGGTGCGCTTCAGGGAAGGTGCCAGGATCGCCTGGGCCTCGCGCTTCAACCTGGTTCGCTCCTCCATCATCGGAACCGTGATCGGCATTTTGCCCGGCGCCGGCGGCTCGGTCGCGGGCTTGGTCGCCTATTCCGAAGCCAAGCGCACGGCAAAGCCGCATCAGAAATTCGGCGAGGGTGAGCCGGACGGCATCATGGCCACCGAATCCGCCAACAATGCCACTGTTGGCGGCGGCTTCATTCCCACGCTGGTGCTCGGCATTCCCGGCACGCCGCCCGATGCGGTGATCCTCGGCGCGCTGTTGGTGCAGGGCGTGCGCACCGGCCCGGCGCTGTTTGATGGCGGCGGTTCGATCGTCTATACCTTTATCTTCGGGCTTTTCATTGCCACCATCCTGATGTTGCCGACGGGGCTTTTGATCGGGCGTTATGCCTACAAGACCATCGTCACGATCCCCAAGACGATACTGGTGCCAACCGTTGGCTTCATGACCATCATCGGCACCTTCGCCATCCGCAATTCGATTTCCGATGTCATCATCATGATCGTTCTGGGATCCGTTGGCTGGGTGCTGTCGCGCTTTGGCTTTGCGGCTTCGCCGATCGTGCTCGGCCTCATTCTGGGTCCGATTGCCGAGCAGGGCTTTGTCCAGGCCTGGATCATCGGCGATGCCACCGGCAACCTCATGGGCATGTTCTTCGGGCGGCCGATTTCGCTGGCGATCATCGCCTTCACGATCCTTTCGCTGCTGTACCCGGTTTTTCAAAGCCGCCGTGCCAAACGTCTTCTCGAAATGCAGGCCAATTCCAATGACTGA
- a CDS encoding tripartite tricarboxylate transporter TctB family protein, with translation MTDSSSNPGKKDVGTLIIAGLFVALGLITLNDVTGYSDTDSIVFPSFVAYALIFMSVLVIIYSWLKPNPDNGFGKGDWWRRLLLVASMIAACLVMPYAGFLPATAIAFAGSLFAARHEGWDMRSGLVFAGSGAVIMAGFYALFRFALGVPLP, from the coding sequence ATGACTGACAGCTCGTCCAATCCCGGCAAGAAAGATGTCGGAACGCTCATCATTGCGGGTCTTTTCGTGGCACTCGGCCTGATCACGCTCAATGATGTAACCGGTTATTCGGACACCGATTCCATCGTGTTTCCGAGTTTCGTCGCCTATGCGCTGATCTTCATGTCGGTGCTGGTGATCATCTATTCATGGCTCAAACCCAACCCCGACAATGGCTTCGGCAAGGGCGATTGGTGGCGCCGGCTGCTGCTGGTCGCAAGCATGATCGCTGCCTGCCTGGTGATGCCCTATGCAGGCTTTTTACCGGCAACGGCGATTGCCTTTGCCGGCAGCCTGTTCGCCGCGCGGCATGAAGGCTGGGACATGCGAAGCGGGCTTGTGTTTGCCGGCTCCGGCGCGGTCATCATGGCCGGATTCTACGCATTGTTCCGCTTTGCGCTCGGCGTCCCGCTGCCGTGA
- a CDS encoding NAD-dependent epimerase/dehydratase family protein, with translation MRILFTGGSGKAGKHVVPYLLDQGHRVVNVDLTPLDHPGVDNLTADITDSGQMFNVMSSYANFDELEPGTGVPKFDAVVHFAAVPRILINPDNETFRVNTVGTYNVVEAAVKLGINKIIVASSETTYGVCFADGTANPPALPVEEDMDVNPMDSYGLSKVLNEQTARSFQRRSGFDIYALRIGNVIEPHEYPNFKHYCAHPEVRRRNIFCYIDARDLGQIVDRCLKTDGLGFQVFNAGNDTNSVDMPTAEITERFFPGVPVTREMGEHEALYSNRKIREMLGFKEEHDWRKYVE, from the coding sequence ATGCGCATTCTGTTTACAGGTGGTTCCGGCAAGGCCGGTAAACATGTGGTTCCCTATCTGCTTGATCAGGGCCACCGGGTGGTCAATGTGGATCTGACGCCGCTCGACCATCCGGGCGTGGACAATCTGACCGCCGACATCACGGATTCAGGCCAGATGTTCAACGTGATGTCGAGCTACGCAAATTTCGATGAGTTGGAGCCGGGCACCGGCGTTCCGAAATTCGATGCCGTGGTGCATTTTGCGGCCGTACCGCGCATTCTCATCAATCCCGACAATGAAACCTTCCGGGTCAACACTGTCGGCACCTACAATGTGGTTGAGGCTGCGGTGAAGCTCGGCATCAACAAGATCATCGTGGCTTCTTCGGAAACCACCTATGGCGTCTGCTTCGCCGATGGCACGGCCAACCCGCCTGCCCTGCCGGTCGAAGAGGACATGGATGTCAATCCGATGGATTCCTACGGGCTTTCAAAGGTGCTCAACGAACAGACCGCGCGCAGCTTCCAGCGCCGGTCCGGGTTCGACATCTATGCACTGCGGATCGGCAACGTCATAGAGCCGCATGAATATCCCAATTTCAAGCACTATTGCGCCCATCCAGAGGTCCGCCGCCGCAACATCTTCTGTTACATCGATGCGCGCGATCTGGGACAGATCGTCGACCGGTGCCTGAAAACCGACGGGCTCGGGTTCCAGGTCTTCAATGCCGGAAACGACACCAATTCGGTCGACATGCCGACGGCCGAGATCACCGAGCGGTTCTTCCCAGGTGTGCCCGTCACCCGCGAGATGGGTGAGCATGAGGCGCTTTACTCAAACCGCAAGATCCGCGAGATGCTCGGATTCAAGGAAGAGCACGACTGGCGCAAATACGTGGAATAG
- a CDS encoding NAD(P)/FAD-dependent oxidoreductase → MPTRNKTDVMVLGAGAAGMICAVEAGRRGLSVTVIDHARAPGEKIRISGGGRCNFTNLHCGPGNFLSNNPRFAISALRSFTQHDFIDRVKARGIAYHEKTLGQLFCDSSARDIINMLTGDMRDAGVRLELSTEILEVNQADQGFDVQTSQGNWQADRLVVATGGKSIPKMGATGLGYEIAARFGHRVTETRAGLVPFTWASNMAESWSALSGVAVDVNARCNGATFREAMLFTHRGLSGPAMLQISSYWRDGDRLSIDLAPDRDLADALKQERSSRPKGSPWTTLGEIVPKRLAQHLESQTGDSAIRLADMSNAAIETIAARLHGFELIPGGTEGYRTAEVTLGGVDTDQLNQKTMESRLVPGLHFIGEVVDVTGHLGGHNFQWAWSSGVAAGRHI, encoded by the coding sequence ATGCCGACACGCAACAAAACCGATGTGATGGTGCTGGGCGCGGGAGCCGCCGGGATGATCTGCGCGGTCGAGGCCGGTCGTCGCGGGCTTTCGGTCACGGTGATCGACCATGCCCGTGCGCCGGGAGAAAAAATCCGTATCTCGGGCGGTGGACGGTGCAATTTCACCAATCTGCATTGCGGGCCTGGCAACTTTCTGTCGAACAACCCGCGCTTTGCGATTTCCGCGCTCAGATCCTTCACCCAGCATGATTTCATTGACCGGGTGAAAGCGCGTGGCATCGCCTATCATGAGAAAACGCTTGGCCAGCTGTTTTGCGACAGCTCGGCGCGCGACATCATCAACATGCTGACCGGCGACATGCGCGATGCCGGTGTACGGCTCGAGCTCTCGACCGAGATCCTTGAGGTCAACCAGGCAGATCAAGGCTTCGATGTCCAAACCAGCCAGGGTAACTGGCAAGCCGACAGGCTGGTGGTTGCGACCGGCGGCAAATCGATCCCCAAGATGGGCGCCACCGGTCTGGGCTATGAGATTGCCGCCCGGTTCGGCCACAGGGTGACCGAGACACGCGCCGGTCTGGTTCCCTTCACATGGGCCTCAAACATGGCGGAAAGCTGGAGCGCACTGTCCGGCGTTGCCGTTGATGTCAATGCGCGCTGCAATGGCGCGACCTTCCGCGAGGCGATGCTGTTCACCCATCGCGGGCTTTCCGGTCCGGCGATGCTGCAAATATCCTCCTATTGGCGCGATGGCGACCGGCTCAGCATCGATCTGGCACCCGACCGTGATCTCGCGGACGCACTCAAGCAGGAACGTTCGTCGCGGCCCAAAGGCTCGCCTTGGACAACGCTGGGCGAGATCGTGCCCAAGCGCCTGGCGCAGCATCTCGAGAGCCAAACCGGAGACTCCGCTATTCGCCTCGCGGATATGAGCAATGCGGCCATCGAGACGATTGCCGCGCGACTGCACGGCTTCGAACTGATCCCTGGCGGGACCGAAGGATACCGCACAGCCGAGGTGACACTTGGCGGTGTGGACACAGATCAGCTAAACCAGAAGACGATGGAAAGCCGCCTGGTGCCCGGATTGCATTTCATCGGCGAAGTGGTCGATGTCACCGGTCATCTGGGGGGACATAATTTTCAGTGGGCCTGGTCATCAGGCGTGGCCGCGGGGCGGCATATTTAG
- a CDS encoding YMGG-like glycine zipper-containing protein: protein MKRILISTLAALSLLAAAGCTTTEKRAGTGAVVGAGTGALIAAATGSSSRGVATGALIGGAAGALIGAATTPGQCRYRDANGNVYEAAC from the coding sequence ATGAAAAGAATTCTCATTTCTACGCTTGCCGCTCTGTCGCTGCTTGCAGCAGCCGGCTGCACGACCACCGAAAAACGAGCGGGCACCGGTGCTGTCGTCGGCGCAGGGACTGGCGCATTGATTGCAGCGGCAACGGGCAGCAGCAGCCGCGGCGTCGCCACCGGCGCGCTGATCGGCGGCGCAGCCGGCGCGCTTATCGGCGCGGCAACGACGCCGGGCCAGTGCCGCTACCGCGACGCCAATGGCAACGTCTATGAGGCAGCTTGCTGA
- a CDS encoding ABC transporter permease: MSGTPAKRDFTRYAPWIYTFVLFALWEACSRGFDLPVYILPAPTVIAQSIVDYWPAIWKNSLQTLYTTLVGFALAVAGGLALGLLVGWSRFIYAGLYPLMIGFNAVPKVAVVPILVIWFGIGTVPAILTAFLIAFFPIVVNVATGLATIEPEMEDVLRALGAKKLDIMLKVGIPRSMPYFFGSLKVAITLAFVGSVISETVAANSGLGHMMLAAQSQFNVPLVFAGLVMLAIEGIVMYALMAWLEMRMTGWAHRSGMNRQ, from the coding sequence ATGAGTGGAACGCCAGCCAAACGCGATTTCACACGCTATGCGCCGTGGATCTACACCTTCGTGCTGTTTGCTCTGTGGGAGGCGTGCTCGCGCGGGTTTGACCTGCCGGTCTACATCCTGCCCGCACCGACGGTGATCGCCCAGTCGATCGTCGATTACTGGCCGGCGATCTGGAAAAACTCGCTTCAGACGCTCTACACAACACTGGTCGGCTTCGCCTTGGCTGTTGCCGGTGGCCTGGCGCTCGGGCTGCTGGTCGGCTGGTCGCGGTTTATCTATGCGGGGCTTTACCCTTTGATGATCGGCTTCAACGCGGTGCCCAAGGTGGCCGTTGTGCCCATCCTCGTGATCTGGTTCGGCATCGGTACGGTGCCTGCGATCCTGACGGCGTTTCTGATCGCCTTCTTCCCGATCGTGGTCAATGTCGCAACCGGCCTTGCGACCATCGAGCCGGAGATGGAAGACGTGCTGCGCGCGCTTGGCGCCAAGAAGCTCGACATCATGCTCAAGGTCGGCATTCCGCGCTCCATGCCCTACTTCTTCGGATCGCTGAAAGTCGCCATCACACTGGCTTTTGTCGGATCGGTGATTTCCGAGACCGTCGCTGCAAACTCCGGTCTTGGGCACATGATGCTGGCTGCACAAAGCCAGTTCAACGTTCCACTGGTGTTTGCCGGGCTGGTGATGCTCGCGATCGAAGGCATCGTCATGTACGCGCTGATGGCCTGGCTCGAGATGCGGATGACCGGCTGGGCCCACCGCTCCGGCATGAACCGCCAATAG